A portion of the Acipenser ruthenus chromosome 38, fAciRut3.2 maternal haplotype, whole genome shotgun sequence genome contains these proteins:
- the LOC131707052 gene encoding free fatty acid receptor 2-like yields MALTSHNQLILSVYIVTFVTGLPANILAFYTFSMKVHHKPAPIDILLLNLTVSDLIFLLFLPFRMVEVLSGSWVLPNFLCPLSGFVFYSTIYISTFFLMGVSVERYLGVAYPIKYKINHKPMYAIMASVFFWIISAAHCSIVYIVQYQKPGNGTHNVSSCYEEFTKEQLNILLPVRFEMCLVLFCIPFLITSFCYISFIRILTTLPNISHRRKQRAIGLALGTLLVFILCFCPYNISHVVGFVKWESPAWRVDTLLLSTFNACLDPIIFYFSSSEVQNSVRNCISGVLGRIRAINLCKRLCPAAYTVDEQMESSFNNL; encoded by the coding sequence ATGGCTCTGACGTCCCACAATCAGCTTATCCTGTCTGTTTATATCGTGACCTTCGTGACGGGGTTACCCGCCAACATCCTGGCCTTTTACACCTTCAGCATGAAAGTCCACCACAAACCAGCTCCCATCGACATCCTCCTTCTCAACCTGACCGTTTCGGATCTCATCTTTCTTCTCTTCCTGCCTTTCCGGATGGTTGAGGTCCTCTCAGGCAGTTGGGTGCTTCCCAACTTCCTGTGCCCTTTGAGCGGCTTTGTATTCTACTCCACCATCTACATCAGCACGTTCTTTCTAATGGGGGTCAGCGTGGAGCGATATCTTGGGGTAGCCTACCCTATCAAGTACAAGATTAACCACAAGCCCATGTATGCTATCATGGCGAGCGTTTTTTTCTGGATCATATCGGCTGCTCACTGCAGCATCGTCTACATCGTCCAGTACCAGAAACCAGGCAATGGGACTCATAATGTTTCCAGTTGCTAtgaggagttcacaaaagagcaACTTAATATACTTCTGCCAGTCCGCTTCGAAATGTGCCTTGTCCTCTTCTGCATTCCCTTCCTCATCACCTCCTTTTGCTACATCAGTTTCATCCGGATCCTTACCACACTGCCGAACATCAGCCACCGAAGGAAGCAGAGAGCCATTGGGTTAGCTCTGGGGACACTGCTGGTCTTCATTCTCTGCTTCTGCCCTTATAACATCTCCCACGTGGTGGGGTTTGTGAAATGGGAAAGCCCCGCGTGGCGCGTGGACACTCTGCTTCTCAGCACCTTCAACGCCTGCTTGGATCCCATCATCTTCTACTTTTCCTCGTCTGAAGTTCAGAACAGCGTCAGAAACTGCATATCAGGGGTCCTAGGAAGGATACGAGCCATCAATTTGTGTAAAAGACTTTGTCCAGCAGCGTACACAGTTGACGAGCAGATGGAGAGCAGCTTTAACAATCTGTGA
- the LOC117433655 gene encoding free fatty acid receptor 2-like encodes MALTFHNQLILSVYIVTFVTGLPANILAFYTFCMKVRRKPAPIDILLLNLTISDLIFLLFLPFRMVDVLSESWVLPNFLCPLSGFVFYSTIYISTFFLMGVSVERYFGVAYPIQYKMNRKPMYAVWVSVFFWVISTAHCTIVYIVQYQEPGNGSCYDKFTEKQLKILLPVRFEMCLVLFCLPFLITSFCYINFIRILTTLPNISRRRKQRAIGLALGTLLVFILCFCPYNISHVVGFVKWESPTWRKDALLLSTFNACLDPIVFYFSSSEVQKSVTNCISGVLGKIRAIGLCRRLCPVVSTVEEQTESSSNNL; translated from the coding sequence ATGGCTCTGACGTTCCACAATCAGCTTATCCTGTCTGTTTATATTGTGACCTTCGTGACGGGGTTACCCGCCAACATCCTGGCCTTTTATACCTTCTGCATGAAAGTCCGCCGCAAACCAGCTCCCATCGACATCCTCCTTCTCAACCTGACCATTTCGGATCTCATCTTTCTTCTCTTCCTACCTTTCCGGATGGTCGATGTCCTCTCAGAGAGTTGGGTGCTTCCCAACTTCCTGTGCCCTTTGAGCGGCTTTGTATTCTACTCCACCATCTACATCAGCACCTTCTTTCTAATGGGGGTCAGCGTGGAGCGATACTTTGGGGTAGCCTACCCTATCCAGTACAAGATGAACCGCAAGCCCATGTACGCTGTCTGGGTGAGCGTCTTCTTCTGGGTCATATCGACCGCTCACTGCACCATCGTCTACATCGTCCAGTACCAGGAACCAGGGAACGGCAGTTGTTATGACAAATTCACAGAAAAGCAACTTAAAATACTTCTGCCAGTCCGCTTTGAAATGTGCCTTGTCCTCTTCTGCTTACCCTTCCTCATCACCTCCTTTTGTTACATCAATTTTATCCGGATCCTTACCACCCTGCCGAACATCAGCCGTCGAAGGAAGCAGAGAGCCATCGGGTTAGCTCTGGGGACGCTGCTGGTCTTCATTCTCTGCTTCTGCCCTTATAACATCTCCCACGTGGTGGGGTTTGTGAAATGGGAAAGCCCCACGTGGCGCAAGGATGCTCTGCTTCTCAGCACCTTCAACGCCTGCTTGGATCCCATCGTCTTCTACTTTTCCTCGTCTGAAGTTCAGAAAAGCGTCACAAACTGTATATCAGGGGTCCTAGGAAAGATACGAGCCATCGGTTTGTGTAGAAGACTTTGTCCGGTGGTGTCCACAGTTGAGGAGCAGACGGAGAGCAGCTCTAACAATCTGTGA
- the LOC117433762 gene encoding free fatty acid receptor 2-like, producing the protein MALTFHNQLILSVYIVTFVTGLPTNILAFYTFCMKVRRKPAPIDILLLNLTISDLIFLLFLPFRMVDVLSESWVLPNFLCPLSSFIFYSTIYISTLFLMGVSMERYFGVAYPVQYTMNRKPMYAAWVSVFFWVISTAHCTTIYIVQYQEPGNGTQNVSLCYDGFTEKQLDVLLPVRFEMFFVLFCIPLLITSFCYINFIRILTTLPNISRQRKQRAIGLALGTLLVFILCFCPYNISHVVGFVKWESPTWRVMTLLLSTFNACLDPIVFYFSSSEVQKNIRNCISGVLGKIQAIGLCKRLCPAVATVGRADGEQL; encoded by the coding sequence ATGGCTCTGACGTTCCACAATCAGCTTATCCTGTCCGTTTATATCGTGACCTTCGTGACGGGGTTACCCACCAACATCCTGGCCTTTTATACCTTCTGCATGAAAGTCCGCCGCAAACCAGCTCCCATCGACATCCTCCTTCTCAACCTGACCATTTCGGATCTCATCTTTCTTCTCTTCCTACCTTTCCGGATGGTCGATGTCCTCTCAGAGAGTTGGGTGCTTCCCAACTTCCTGTGCCCTTTGAGCAGCTTTATATTCTACTCCACCATCTACATCAGCACCCTCTTTCTAATGGGGGTCAGCATGGAGCGGTACTTTGGGGTGGCCTACCCTGTCCAGTACACGATGAACCGCAAGCCCATGTACGCTGCCTGGGTGAGTGTCTTCTTCTGGGTCATATCGACCGCTCACTGCACCACCATCTACATCGTCCAGTACCAGGAACCAGGGAATGGGACTCAAAATGTTTCCCTTTGCTATGATGGTTTCACAGAAAAGCAACTTGATGTACTTCTGCCAGTCCGCTTCGAAATGTTCTTTGTCCTCTTCTGCATTCCCTTGCTGATCACCTCCTTCTGCTACATCAATTTTATCCGGATCCTTACCACCCTGCCGAACATCAGCCGGCAAAGGAAGCAGAGAGCCATCGGGTTAGCTCTGGGGACGCTGCTGGTCTTCATTCTCTGCTTCTGCCCTTATAACATCTCCCACGTGGTGGGGTTTGTGAAATGGGAAAGCCCCACGTGGCGTGTGATGACTCTGCTTCTCAGCACCTTCAACGCCTGCTTGGATCCCATCGTCTTCTACTTTTCCTCGTCTGAAGTTCAGAAAAACATCAGAAACTGCATATCAGGCGTCCTAGGAAAGATACAAGCCATTGGTTTGTGTAAAAGACTTTGTCCGGCGGTGGCCACAGTTGGTCGAGCAGATGGAGAGCAGCTTTAA